A window of the Candidatus Angelobacter sp. genome harbors these coding sequences:
- a CDS encoding TIGR03435 family protein, whose product MNPEIAPLLKRTSQSGHLLLLTCWCCFAQSSPPEHFEVASVKHSAQQWGRFSGGPGSSDPQRVTYESTTLDLLIREAYHLEPYQISGPSWLGAEFYTVTAKEPPDATLEQFRHMLANLLTERFGLVTHRVTRDFTGYEIV is encoded by the coding sequence ATGAATCCGGAGATCGCCCCATTGCTGAAAAGAACATCCCAATCGGGCCACCTGCTGCTTCTGACCTGCTGGTGTTGCTTCGCGCAGTCCAGCCCGCCCGAGCATTTCGAAGTCGCCTCTGTAAAGCATTCAGCCCAACAATGGGGGAGATTCTCGGGCGGTCCCGGCAGCAGCGACCCCCAACGGGTCACGTACGAGAGTACAACTCTCGACCTTCTGATCCGCGAAGCTTATCACCTCGAGCCTTACCAGATATCCGGCCCATCGTGGCTGGGCGCCGAGTTCTATACAGTAACAGCGAAGGAGCCACCGGACGCAACGCTCGAGCAGTTCCGTCACATGCTGGCGAACCTGCTCACGGAACGCTTCGGCCTGGTTACTCATCGCGTTACCAGGGACTTCACCGGCTATGAAATCGTGG